The genomic window AAAGAAAATGTGTTAGAGCTCAGGCATTGGAAGATATCAAAAAAAAGCCGGGAAGGAAGCATTTCATCAGAGCTATCACTGAAAATCGCAATGGCAACTATTACTTTCGCTCGACAGGTGCTCAGGGGTCTGGTATTTTGACTTCTATGTCAAAAGCAAACAGCATTGCCATTATAGGAAATGATGTGACTCTTCTCAAAAAAGGTGAGGAAACTGAGGTTATCCTCTTAGATGAATCGATTTAAAGCAAGGAAGGATAAAAGAATATGCTGCCACCAATTATATCCATTGTTGGAAAATCAAATTCTGGAAAAACGACATTTATTGAAAAACTGCTTCCAAAATTAGTGGAGCGAGGTTATGTAATCGGCACAATAAAACATCACTCACATCAGGACTTTGAGTTTGATGTCAAAGGGAAAGATAGCTGGAGGCATAAGCAGGCAGGTGCCTATCAAGTTATAATTTCATCTCCTAACAAATTGGCGCTTGTAAGAAATTCGGAATCAGACCTGAGCTTGGAAGAAATAAGGTCAAAGTACTTCCACAATCTCGACCTTATCATTACGGAAGGATATAAGAGAGAAAATTTTCCAAAAATAGAAATTTTCAGAAAGGGAGTTCATGAAACAATCCTATGCGACAATGATGATAAGCTAATTGCACTTGTTTCGGACACTGATTTTCCTGTTGATGTCCCCAAATTTTCATTAGACGATGCAGAAGGCGTTGCAGAATTAATTGAAAAAGAATTTCTAATCAAAAACAAAGGTACTGCTGAAGATTCAAAGGTTAAACTCTTTGTAAATGGTAAAGACATTTCTCTTAAACCTTTCATCCAAAAAACCCTTAAGGGAATGATTGAAGGATATCTGCAGGGATTGAAAGGAATCGAAAAAGAAGCAGATATAAGGATAGAAATTTCAAACAACAAGAAATAGGTTTTAACACGAGGGTATCAGCTTTGGATTTTTTTAGAAGACCATCGGAATGGGATCACGAAAATGTTTTTTGCTTTATCCTTGCAGGAGGGAAAAGCAGGAGGTTGGGAGAAGATAAGGTTAACACTATGATAGGTGATGAATCCCTCCTCGAATTGATGATAAGAAAAACTTCTGAAATCTTCGAAAATGTTGCAATCATCACAAGAAGAGACAGTAAACTTCCAAAAATAGACAATCCTGTTTTATATGATCTAATGCCGGGAAGTGGATCATTAGGCGGAATCTACACAGGACTTGTAAAATCTCCAACCTATTTCAATTTCTTCCTCTCATGCGATATGCCATTTATTGAAAAGAAATTTATTGAAAAAATGATATCTGAAAATAGAAATTTCGACATCTTGATTCCGCGAGATGGGCGCAATTTTCAACCTCTTCATGCAATATATTCCAAAGCATGCCTTCCCCAAATAAGAGAACTTTTAGCGGCAGGCAATTTGAAAATAATAGACCTTTTCTCGAAAGTCAATGTAAGATATATTGAAAAATCTGAATGGGAAAAATATGACAAAAAGAAAAGGATGTTCCTAAATATCAACACTATGGAGGATTTGGAATTTGCAAGAAACAAAATTTTAGGTCCTAAAAAAAAATGATATGAAAATTAAACTTCAAATCTCTGTTTTTATATCAGTCATTTTATTTATCCTCTTTGCATCCAATTCTTTTGGCAAGGGACTGAATGGTCCGGAAGATTTTTACAAAAAAGAAACAAAATACCTGCACAGGGAAAAAGAAAAGAATTTATTCTTTAAAATCATAAAAAGCCCTCTCAACTCTCTTTTAAATGCTGGCTTGACCATTTATCAATATGGTGTGTCAGACCTAACAGGAACAAAATGCAGTATGTATCCGAGCTGTTCTCATTATTCGAGAGAAGCACTTAAAAAACATGGAAGTATCATTGGCATTATGATGACAACTGACAGGTTGATTCATGAAGCAGAAGAGCTTGAGAGAGGAAAGATTATAAAAGTTAAAGGAAGCTATTATATATATGACCCAATAGAGGCAAACGATTTCTGGTGGTCAAATGATAAGAAATAAAAATATTTTCACATTTTTTCTGATTCTCTCCAGCTGTTTATCTTTTCTCCTTTTCCCAAAGGTCTCTTTAACAGCAGAAAATGAAAGCACAGAAGCGTTACGGCTTTTGAAATTTGCCAATGAGCTTTATAAAGAAGGCGATTATTACAGGGCAATTACAGAATACAAACGCTTCATCTCATATTACCCAAAAGCTGAAGAAATTCCTGATGCCGAAATTGGAATTGCCAATTCCTATTATAAGGCAGAAAAATATGAAGAAGCCATCGACAGATATAGAGATTTTTTATCGAAATATCCAAAAAATAAAAGATTAGAAGAGGCAATATTAAATATTGCCGATTCATTTATTAAGACAAAAAAAGAAGAATCTGCCCTGAAGCTCTTGAAAGAAGTTGAAGAAACAATGCCTAACAGCAGTATATTGGAAAAACTCAAGATACTTTTAGGGAAACACAATCTAATGGAAGGCAACCTAAATGCCGCAGAAAAACATCTTAAATCAGTCAAAAAA from Candidatus Schekmanbacteria bacterium includes these protein-coding regions:
- the mobB gene encoding molybdopterin-guanine dinucleotide biosynthesis protein B: MLPPIISIVGKSNSGKTTFIEKLLPKLVERGYVIGTIKHHSHQDFEFDVKGKDSWRHKQAGAYQVIISSPNKLALVRNSESDLSLEEIRSKYFHNLDLIITEGYKRENFPKIEIFRKGVHETILCDNDDKLIALVSDTDFPVDVPKFSLDDAEGVAELIEKEFLIKNKGTAEDSKVKLFVNGKDISLKPFIQKTLKGMIEGYLQGLKGIEKEADIRIEISNNKK
- a CDS encoding molybdenum cofactor guanylyltransferase, with protein sequence MSAGIERNRKRSRYKDRNFKQQEIGFNTRVSALDFFRRPSEWDHENVFCFILAGGKSRRLGEDKVNTMIGDESLLELMIRKTSEIFENVAIITRRDSKLPKIDNPVLYDLMPGSGSLGGIYTGLVKSPTYFNFFLSCDMPFIEKKFIEKMISENRNFDILIPRDGRNFQPLHAIYSKACLPQIRELLAAGNLKIIDLFSKVNVRYIEKSEWEKYDKKKRMFLNINTMEDLEFARNKILGPKKK
- the yidD gene encoding membrane protein insertion efficiency factor YidD, whose protein sequence is MKIKLQISVFISVILFILFASNSFGKGLNGPEDFYKKETKYLHREKEKNLFFKIIKSPLNSLLNAGLTIYQYGVSDLTGTKCSMYPSCSHYSREALKKHGSIIGIMMTTDRLIHEAEELERGKIIKVKGSYYIYDPIEANDFWWSNDKK
- the bamD gene encoding outer membrane protein assembly factor BamD — encoded protein: MIRNKNIFTFFLILSSCLSFLLFPKVSLTAENESTEALRLLKFANELYKEGDYYRAITEYKRFISYYPKAEEIPDAEIGIANSYYKAEKYEEAIDRYRDFLSKYPKNKRLEEAILNIADSFIKTKKEESALKLLKEVEETMPNSSILEKLKILLGKHNLMEGNLNAAEKHLKSVKKESIEGKEAEKLLESIKGVRKLKLKSPALAGIMSAILPGSGQIYAGRKKDALFSFLLNGLFAWGAVESFNRDIYVAGAILSFFEFGWYTGNIYNAVSDTYKYNKNLKTEYLKENLSYKMRETNF